DNA sequence from the Euzebyales bacterium genome:
CGACGACGACGGCACCCTACTCGGCTATGTGGCCAACCGCGCCCACCATGCCGACGTCGGCGGCGCCGCGCCCGGCTCGATGCCCGCCAGCGCGACCGACATCGCCATGGAGGGACTGCGCATCCCACCGATCCTGGTCGACGTGGACGGCGAGGTGCGCGACGACCTGCTGGAGCTGATCGCCGCCAACTCCCGGACGCCGGGTGAGCGCCGAGGCGATCTGCGGGCGCAGTTCGCCGCGAACCACGTCGGCGGCCGCCGCCTGCGCGAGCTCGCCGGCCGCTACGGCGTCCAGGGACTCCACACGGCGATGCGGGAGGTCTGCGACTACTCCGAACGCCGCGTCCGCGCTGCCATCGCCGACATCCCCGACGGCACCTACCGCGCCAGCGACGTCCTGGAGCTCGACGAGGAGGCGACCATCGCCGTCGAGCTGACCGTCGACGGCCACGATGTGACCGCCGACTTCGCCGGCACCGACCCGCAGGTCCCCGTCAACGTCAACGCCGTGCTCGCG
Encoded proteins:
- a CDS encoding hydantoinase B/oxoprolinase family protein; this translates as MAEQTLSAVQLEVVRHALAGVADEMGVALRRAAYSPNIKERADCSAAVFDPDGQMVAQAEHIPVHLGAMPRSVEAAIARFGDRLVPGTQVLLNDPYAGGTHLPDLTLVAAVGDDDGTLLGYVANRAHHADVGGAAPGSMPASATDIAMEGLRIPPILVDVDGEVRDDLLELIAANSRTPGERRGDLRAQFAANHVGGRRLRELAGRYGVQGLHTAMREVCDYSERRVRAAIADIPDGTYRASDVLELDEEATIAVELTVDGHDVTADFAGTDPQVPVNVNAVLA